The Haladaptatus cibarius D43 genome window below encodes:
- a CDS encoding DUF7344 domain-containing protein has translation MAKDDWDVLYDILLEPSIDDSVYRALSDTQRRYTLYLLVEWGRVFEDELADILTGWIHADEYRMATPDDRERIHIELHEIHIPILREAGLVRYDEQMELLSLGEVSPPVGRILDWARQNERQNTPEPNSES, from the coding sequence ATGGCGAAGGACGATTGGGATGTCCTGTACGATATTCTACTGGAGCCGTCGATAGACGACAGCGTCTATCGAGCGCTCTCGGACACACAGCGCCGATACACGCTGTACCTCCTCGTGGAATGGGGGCGCGTGTTCGAGGACGAACTGGCGGATATTCTCACCGGATGGATTCACGCGGACGAGTATCGAATGGCGACACCTGACGACCGAGAACGAATACACATCGAACTGCACGAGATACACATCCCGATACTACGGGAGGCAGGACTGGTTCGCTACGACGAACAGATGGAACTCCTTTCGCTCGGGGAGGTATCACCGCCCGTCGGTCGAATCCTCGACTGGGCACGACAGAACGAGCGCCAAAATACCCCTGAGCCGAACTCCGAGTCGTAG
- a CDS encoding DICT sensory domain-containing protein: MSFHKHITAVERKQKTLVVYAADPDTDLAEQFETKNVTVQYKRLRSVGGDEFLVVRDDGEFRGTVGLQALTEFLTPPISVPWSDVGESSSFRDLLSVLDRTLFTSFEKRQMLATSREIEDRAWRVGDGELHVGFQSPSAFRAQVSVYDRLADETNLDIHIYGHGEWRSFEMQDVTFHGNKTDEIGEAWFLVYNGGGDPSQKCALLAEERDPDQFYGFWTYNPETVDELLRICTKPTGRTTKQSRIGCLRVA; the protein is encoded by the coding sequence ATGAGCTTCCACAAACACATCACGGCAGTCGAACGGAAGCAGAAGACGCTCGTAGTGTACGCCGCCGACCCGGATACCGACCTCGCGGAGCAGTTCGAAACGAAGAACGTCACGGTGCAGTACAAACGGCTTCGGAGCGTCGGTGGCGACGAATTTCTCGTCGTCCGGGACGACGGGGAGTTCAGAGGAACGGTAGGATTGCAGGCCCTCACGGAGTTTCTTACACCTCCCATCTCCGTCCCGTGGAGCGACGTAGGGGAGTCGTCTTCGTTCCGCGACCTGCTTTCGGTTCTCGACAGAACCCTGTTCACCTCGTTCGAGAAACGGCAGATGCTTGCGACGAGTCGGGAAATCGAAGACCGCGCGTGGCGGGTCGGAGACGGCGAACTCCACGTCGGCTTTCAGTCGCCGTCCGCGTTTCGCGCACAAGTCTCGGTCTACGACCGACTCGCCGATGAGACGAACCTCGACATCCACATCTACGGGCACGGGGAGTGGCGCTCGTTCGAAATGCAGGATGTGACGTTCCACGGGAACAAAACCGACGAAATCGGCGAGGCGTGGTTTCTGGTGTACAACGGCGGCGGCGACCCGTCACAGAAATGTGCACTGCTGGCGGAAGAGCGCGACCCCGACCAGTTCTACGGATTCTGGACGTACAACCCGGAAACGGTGGACGAACTGCTTCGTATCTGCACGAAACCTACGGGTAGAACGACGAAGCAGTCGCGTATCGGTTGTTTGCGTGTTGCGTGA
- a CDS encoding AbrB/MazE/SpoVT family DNA-binding domain-containing protein: METRKVQYTGSSTTISLPKEWADEHGVEAGMQLALYPAENGELIIGAEQTDDGEPPEVCVEGRSATDIRETVKALYAIGNDISRTLRSKPNESQRWSNAKRWATPRGPTSSSDSPESLDTSPSRPLTTF; this comes from the coding sequence ATGGAAACGAGAAAAGTCCAATACACGGGAAGCTCCACGACGATTTCCCTGCCGAAGGAGTGGGCGGACGAACACGGCGTCGAAGCGGGAATGCAATTGGCGCTCTACCCCGCCGAGAACGGCGAGTTGATAATCGGTGCCGAACAGACCGACGACGGTGAACCACCGGAAGTCTGTGTCGAAGGACGCTCCGCGACGGACATCCGAGAGACGGTAAAGGCGCTGTACGCCATCGGCAACGACATCTCGCGGACGTTGCGGAGCAAGCCCAACGAATCGCAACGCTGGTCGAACGCGAAGCGATGGGCGACCCCCCGTGGCCCGACGAGTTCGAGCGATTCGCCAGAGAGTCTCGACACCTCACCGAGCAGGCCGTTGACGACGTTTTGA
- the pstB gene encoding phosphate ABC transporter ATP-binding protein PstB, with product MSKNVPQAAETTQRQQTTTSGESTEQLQDEWTDYEFAGNPKLSVEGLNVHYGGEHALKDISMEIPERSVTALVGPSGCGKSTFLRCLNRMNDRINSARIDGSVRLDGEEIYQDNANLVELRKRVGMVFQAPNPFPKSIRDNVSYGPQKHGDIKTGLIARLLGEANEDEEDELVERALRNAALWDEVSDRLDDNAMGLSGGQQQRLCIARCLATDPEVILMDEPASALDPIATAKIEDLVDDLSEEYTVVVVTHNMQQAARISDQTAVFLTGGELVEYDDTGKIFENPESQRVEDYVSGKFG from the coding sequence ATGAGCAAAAACGTACCACAGGCAGCAGAGACGACGCAACGCCAGCAAACCACCACGTCCGGCGAGAGTACCGAGCAACTCCAAGACGAATGGACAGACTACGAGTTTGCAGGTAACCCGAAGCTCTCCGTTGAGGGGCTGAACGTCCACTACGGCGGCGAACACGCCCTCAAGGACATCTCGATGGAGATTCCCGAGCGGAGCGTCACCGCCCTCGTCGGGCCGTCCGGTTGTGGTAAGTCCACGTTCCTGCGCTGTCTCAACCGCATGAACGACCGGATTAACAGCGCCCGAATCGACGGGTCGGTTCGCCTTGATGGCGAGGAAATTTATCAAGACAACGCCAATCTGGTCGAACTCAGAAAGCGCGTCGGGATGGTGTTTCAGGCACCGAACCCGTTTCCGAAGTCGATTCGTGACAACGTCTCGTATGGGCCGCAAAAGCACGGTGACATCAAAACGGGCCTCATCGCGCGACTGCTCGGCGAAGCCAACGAGGATGAAGAAGACGAACTCGTCGAACGAGCGCTCCGGAACGCCGCGCTCTGGGACGAGGTGAGCGATCGCCTCGACGACAACGCGATGGGGCTTTCTGGCGGCCAGCAACAACGCCTCTGTATCGCCCGCTGTCTCGCTACCGACCCGGAAGTCATTCTGATGGACGAACCCGCGAGCGCACTCGACCCCATCGCAACCGCGAAAATCGAAGACCTCGTGGACGACCTCTCGGAGGAGTACACCGTCGTCGTCGTCACGCACAACATGCAACAGGCGGCGCGTATCTCCGACCAAACGGCGGTTTTCCTCACCGGCGGCGAACTGGTCGAATACGACGATACGGGGAAAATATTCGAGAACCCGGAAAGTCAGCGCGTCGAAGACTACGTCAGCGGGAAGTTCGGATAA
- the pstA gene encoding phosphate ABC transporter permease PstA, whose protein sequence is MSGTFKRDTALVDGEKSILEWLSYGIVALGIVTPLLTATTFLRETTEATSLLGIGLLDVFALLTALIGFGVLGIGVGSWSGRFETTPDERTGAVTGVGFGIIALFVTGLTVSQTFEFGAVVWVPVAVVVGIVVAVGVLAAREDLGTTVPVGLFALGLTGLVLGDVLTASWSWEPTGLSAAFPGYLVVPAFAGVTGLFGAWAGSLASEGFGSRGCQRGAFALIGLSAITMLAILAMLLLFIGRQGFGHAFSEFSVGIGPAVIPMLNAEIPFVRIQMPFVTNGYTFRPDEINGVFPAVIGTFWVVVGAVLVGVPLAVAAAVFLTEYAEQGRFTQVVEVATNGLWSTPSVVFGLFGYAFLIPRLGNNTSLLAGMLILGFMLIPLVLITSREAVLAVPDEYRDASAALGVSQWETIKSVVLPAAMPGILTGVILGVGRIAGETAPILLVMAGGLRDSAPKVFGSFEFSSVPPFVTNDALLASAPTLPYQLYASITAGVSGENAEAFGWGTAFVLLLVVLSFYAVGIGTRIYFRRKLQQ, encoded by the coding sequence ATGAGCGGCACGTTCAAGCGCGATACCGCACTCGTGGACGGCGAAAAGAGCATCCTCGAATGGCTGTCGTACGGAATCGTAGCACTTGGTATCGTCACGCCACTCCTGACCGCGACGACGTTCCTCCGCGAAACGACGGAAGCAACGTCGCTGTTGGGTATCGGGCTGTTGGACGTGTTCGCACTGCTGACCGCGCTCATCGGTTTCGGCGTCCTCGGAATCGGCGTCGGTTCGTGGAGCGGTCGGTTCGAGACGACACCGGACGAACGAACCGGCGCGGTGACCGGCGTTGGATTCGGTATCATCGCACTGTTCGTGACGGGACTGACCGTTTCCCAGACGTTCGAGTTCGGCGCAGTCGTCTGGGTGCCAGTTGCAGTTGTCGTCGGTATCGTCGTGGCAGTTGGCGTACTCGCCGCCCGCGAAGACCTCGGGACGACGGTGCCGGTCGGACTGTTCGCCCTCGGCCTCACTGGACTCGTCCTCGGCGACGTGCTCACCGCGAGTTGGTCGTGGGAACCCACCGGCCTCTCGGCGGCGTTCCCGGGCTATTTGGTGGTTCCGGCATTTGCTGGGGTGACCGGACTGTTCGGCGCGTGGGCTGGTTCTCTGGCGAGCGAAGGATTCGGAAGCCGCGGTTGTCAGCGCGGTGCGTTTGCACTTATCGGCCTCAGCGCAATCACAATGCTGGCGATTCTGGCGATGTTGCTCCTGTTCATCGGGCGACAGGGATTCGGCCACGCATTCAGCGAGTTCAGCGTCGGAATCGGCCCGGCGGTCATCCCCATGCTGAACGCCGAAATACCGTTCGTTCGGATACAGATGCCGTTCGTCACCAACGGGTACACGTTCCGTCCGGACGAAATCAACGGCGTCTTCCCGGCCGTCATCGGAACCTTCTGGGTCGTCGTCGGTGCCGTCCTCGTCGGCGTACCGCTCGCCGTCGCCGCGGCGGTTTTCCTCACGGAGTACGCCGAACAGGGTCGGTTCACGCAGGTCGTCGAGGTAGCGACGAACGGACTCTGGAGTACCCCCAGCGTGGTCTTCGGCCTGTTCGGGTACGCCTTTTTGATTCCGCGACTCGGCAACAACACGTCGTTGCTCGCCGGGATGCTCATCCTCGGGTTCATGCTCATCCCACTTGTGCTAATCACGAGCCGAGAGGCGGTTCTAGCAGTTCCGGACGAGTATCGGGACGCCAGCGCCGCACTCGGCGTGAGCCAGTGGGAAACCATCAAGAGCGTCGTTCTCCCGGCGGCGATGCCGGGTATTCTCACGGGCGTTATCCTCGGTGTCGGTCGCATTGCTGGCGAAACGGCACCGATTCTGTTGGTGATGGCTGGGGGACTACGCGATTCGGCACCGAAGGTGTTCGGGTCGTTCGAGTTCTCTTCGGTACCTCCCTTCGTCACCAACGACGCGCTACTCGCAAGTGCACCGACGCTTCCGTACCAACTGTACGCGAGCATCACCGCCGGAGTGAGCGGTGAGAACGCCGAGGCGTTCGGATGGGGGACGGCCTTCGTGCTGTTGCTGGTCGTCCTCTCGTTCTACGCCGTCGGTATCGGGACGCGAATCTACTTCAGAAGGAAACTACAGCAATGA
- the pstC gene encoding phosphate ABC transporter permease subunit PstC, translating into MTGEAALSESVHDTVDDRGAALTQALGAILLIASFVGFITGSQFTVFAILGFLLTVAYGWVEQQAATARALTLLATISTVLILSLITVFLFIEAFPILTQMGIRLFALEESMTVFGTTVWPGIEDFWNTGGNVYALTPMIWGTLVTTAIAMCIAAPLGIAGALFISEIAPTSVREVVKPGIEVLAGVPSIVYGYLGYVTLNSYLMEHFSLPDFGSLFLVGLVIGLMALPTVVSVAEDALSSVPGPMKDGSLALGVTDWQTMKGISIPAAFSGVSAAVLLGVGRAIGETMAATVILGHSQRLPEPLYNVFGNTETLTSLIASQYGNAHGPHMQALFAAGVVLFVVVMIISTVSQLIEKRMKRQLGGDT; encoded by the coding sequence ATGACCGGAGAGGCGGCACTCTCCGAATCGGTTCACGACACCGTAGACGACCGTGGAGCCGCACTGACACAAGCGCTCGGCGCGATACTGCTTATCGCGTCGTTCGTCGGGTTCATAACGGGGTCGCAGTTCACGGTGTTCGCAATACTTGGATTCCTGCTCACCGTCGCCTACGGTTGGGTCGAACAGCAGGCGGCGACCGCCCGGGCGCTGACGTTACTCGCAACGATTTCGACTGTGTTGATACTCTCGCTCATCACGGTGTTCCTCTTCATCGAGGCGTTTCCCATCCTCACCCAAATGGGAATCCGCCTCTTCGCCCTCGAAGAGTCGATGACCGTCTTCGGCACGACGGTGTGGCCGGGCATTGAGGACTTCTGGAACACGGGCGGGAACGTCTACGCACTCACGCCGATGATTTGGGGAACGCTGGTGACGACGGCCATCGCAATGTGCATCGCAGCCCCACTCGGTATCGCCGGAGCGCTGTTCATCAGCGAAATTGCTCCGACGAGCGTGCGCGAGGTCGTCAAGCCCGGGATCGAGGTACTCGCAGGGGTTCCGTCCATCGTGTACGGATACCTCGGGTACGTGACGCTGAACAGCTACCTCATGGAACATTTTTCTCTCCCGGACTTCGGGAGCTTATTCCTCGTCGGATTGGTTATCGGGCTGATGGCGCTCCCGACTGTCGTCTCCGTCGCCGAGGACGCACTGTCGAGCGTTCCCGGCCCGATGAAAGACGGCTCGCTGGCGCTCGGCGTCACCGACTGGCAGACGATGAAGGGGATTTCCATTCCCGCCGCTTTCTCGGGCGTCTCGGCGGCGGTTTTGCTCGGCGTCGGCCGGGCCATCGGCGAGACGATGGCCGCGACGGTCATTCTCGGTCATAGCCAGCGGCTTCCCGAACCGCTGTACAACGTCTTCGGTAACACCGAAACGCTGACGAGCCTCATTGCGAGCCAGTACGGCAACGCCCACGGCCCCCACATGCAGGCGTTGTTCGCGGCCGGTGTCGTACTGTTCGTCGTTGTGATGATAATCAGTACTGTCTCACAACTCATCGAGAAGCGGATGAAACGACAACTGGGTGGTGACACATGA
- a CDS encoding PstS family phosphate ABC transporter substrate-binding protein translates to MTRDSERPTTGASRRKFIALTGTAGAMALAGCSGTSGDDTTDGNGNNSSSNSNNGGGSSSNQPLTADGSSTVYPITSQAGSLWNGNAPASDGEYWGSSDESSVPGWDDIQTDKNMADYWAGLYDFEPSGEEGTPPFYTSIGLNHTGVGLTKLEKGQVDIGDASAPVSAEFPNRSESELEPFTDHIVAVDAQPIVVSRQIYDAGVEKLTLKQLQQIYRGEIQNWSEFDGPDKEIQAVGRAEGSGTDTSFRANVLGDPDADMGGTDVRKGQNQQVAALVENSDNAIAYIALAFVEEDGPVAPLALEIEGTTYTYGDNLGSLDYPLSRALHCYTWEGTSNKEAAFIRMILHEYGQKMFVEPANYLTLTDEERQKQLDKLPEPTNQ, encoded by the coding sequence ATGACGCGAGACTCAGAGCGACCAACGACCGGCGCATCACGACGCAAATTCATCGCACTCACGGGCACTGCAGGTGCCATGGCGCTCGCGGGCTGTAGCGGAACCAGTGGAGACGACACGACTGACGGCAACGGAAACAACAGCAGTTCGAATTCGAACAACGGCGGCGGCAGTTCGTCGAATCAGCCACTGACCGCGGACGGGTCTTCGACGGTCTACCCCATCACGAGCCAAGCGGGGTCGCTCTGGAACGGAAACGCCCCCGCGTCCGACGGCGAGTACTGGGGTTCTAGCGATGAATCGAGCGTCCCGGGCTGGGACGACATCCAGACGGACAAGAACATGGCCGACTACTGGGCGGGCCTCTACGATTTCGAACCCAGCGGCGAAGAGGGAACACCGCCGTTCTACACGTCCATCGGACTGAACCACACGGGTGTCGGCCTCACCAAACTCGAAAAGGGGCAGGTCGACATCGGTGACGCATCCGCACCGGTCAGCGCCGAGTTCCCCAACCGAAGCGAGTCCGAACTCGAACCGTTCACCGACCACATCGTCGCGGTTGACGCCCAGCCAATCGTCGTGAGCCGTCAAATCTACGACGCAGGCGTCGAGAAACTCACGCTCAAACAACTTCAGCAGATCTACCGCGGGGAGATACAGAACTGGTCGGAGTTTGACGGCCCGGACAAGGAGATTCAGGCAGTCGGCCGTGCCGAAGGCTCGGGTACCGACACGTCCTTCCGCGCCAACGTTCTCGGTGACCCGGACGCCGACATGGGCGGTACGGACGTTCGAAAGGGCCAGAACCAGCAGGTTGCGGCGCTCGTCGAGAACTCCGACAACGCCATCGCCTACATCGCGCTCGCGTTCGTCGAGGAAGACGGCCCGGTTGCACCACTTGCGCTCGAAATCGAAGGGACGACCTACACGTATGGCGACAACCTCGGCAGTCTCGACTACCCGCTTTCCCGCGCGCTCCACTGCTACACGTGGGAAGGGACGTCGAACAAAGAGGCGGCGTTCATCCGCATGATTCTCCACGAGTACGGTCAGAAGATGTTCGTCGAACCGGCGAACTACCTGACCCTCACGGACGAGGAGCGACAGAAGCAACTCGACAAGCTTCCGGAGCCGACGAACCAGTAG